A part of Desulfurobacterium atlanticum genomic DNA contains:
- a CDS encoding YeiH family protein, whose amino-acid sequence MIDRKIIDGLTACVIVAVISILFGKLLPSLGADSFAILLGIIAGNTLAKDKRFQPGVKFAESKILALAIALLGIGLNLNALIKVGIKGILLVLLLVPFVILTNYIIGRLLGFSEKFSLLMGTGNAVCGSSAIAAVAPILKAEEDEVGIPVAVVNLVGTISMFLLPILALKVFHYDVIKTGALIGGGLQSVGQVVVAGSFVSIEAARYAILFKMARVLMIGVIAVVFSYIFAGEGTESTKKKFSVPPFIIAFFLLSVIGSSGYLPVSVIHLIKLASEYLLVVAIAGIGMRIKFSELLKEGPLALLFGISASVLQIAFLIILIHVLF is encoded by the coding sequence ATGATTGACAGAAAGATAATTGACGGATTGACAGCGTGTGTTATCGTGGCTGTTATCTCAATTTTGTTTGGAAAATTACTTCCATCACTTGGTGCTGACAGTTTTGCAATCCTTCTCGGAATTATCGCAGGAAATACACTGGCAAAGGACAAAAGGTTTCAACCGGGAGTAAAGTTTGCCGAAAGTAAAATTCTCGCCCTTGCAATAGCCCTGCTTGGTATAGGTCTAAATCTAAATGCCCTTATAAAAGTGGGAATTAAAGGAATCCTTCTTGTCCTTTTACTTGTTCCCTTTGTTATCCTGACCAACTACATAATAGGCAGGTTACTTGGATTTTCTGAAAAGTTTTCACTTCTTATGGGAACAGGAAATGCGGTATGTGGCTCTTCGGCTATAGCAGCAGTTGCCCCAATTTTAAAGGCTGAAGAGGATGAAGTTGGTATTCCTGTTGCAGTTGTAAATCTTGTAGGAACAATATCCATGTTCCTTCTTCCCATTCTTGCTCTGAAAGTTTTTCATTATGATGTTATTAAAACAGGAGCGTTAATTGGTGGTGGTCTTCAATCCGTTGGACAGGTTGTTGTGGCCGGTTCATTTGTAAGTATTGAAGCAGCAAGATATGCAATTTTGTTTAAAATGGCAAGAGTTCTGATGATTGGTGTCATAGCAGTCGTCTTCTCCTATATTTTTGCAGGAGAGGGAACAGAGAGCACAAAAAAGAAATTTTCAGTTCCTCCATTTATAATCGCTTTTTTCCTTCTAAGCGTAATAGGTTCTTCCGGATATCTTCCAGTTAGTGTTATTCATCTTATAAAACTTGCAAGTGAGTATCTTCTTGTAGTGGCAATAGCAGGAATCGGAATGAGAATAAAATTTTCAGAGCT